The Desulfallas thermosapovorans DSM 6562 genome window below encodes:
- a CDS encoding sigma-54-dependent transcriptional regulator encodes MFKVSKLVLVVDDEQSVRETLRDILEDNCYRVELASNGQEGLDMIDRLNPDTVLLDIRMPEIDGIRALEIINKRGQHVPVILITAYGSTETTIEGMRLGAFDYLMKPLKINELLDTVKKATEVKAMVQRSGQAEHEVERAKDNIMVGKSPVMQNIYKTIGRVANSTATVLIRGESGTGKELVAEAIHANSVRRAYSFVKINCASIPENLLESELFGHEKGAFTGAVASKQGKFEMAHRGTIFLDEIAEMSLSTQAKLLRVLQDREFERVGGTETIRVDTRIVAATNKNLEKCIKDGTFREDLYYRINVVEIVLPPLRERKEDIPELVCHIIKRCSREHGKPVSGFDREAMTVLENYDWPGNIRELKNVCERAVLMSSRPLLTVEDLPHSLRKKDRRIEWLGEIQGDSLKEIVAEVEREVILKALAENNWNRTATAQALKINRSSLYAKMKEFGII; translated from the coding sequence ATGTTTAAAGTGTCCAAGTTAGTTTTAGTAGTCGATGATGAGCAAAGCGTACGGGAAACGCTACGTGACATACTGGAAGATAACTGTTACCGGGTGGAGCTAGCTTCAAACGGTCAGGAAGGGCTGGATATGATTGACCGCTTAAATCCCGACACGGTGCTGCTGGATATTCGTATGCCCGAAATAGACGGCATAAGGGCACTGGAAATAATCAACAAGCGCGGACAACATGTGCCGGTTATACTGATTACGGCTTACGGCTCGACCGAGACCACCATTGAAGGTATGCGGCTGGGCGCTTTTGATTACCTGATGAAACCGCTAAAGATCAACGAACTTCTTGATACCGTTAAAAAGGCTACGGAAGTCAAGGCAATGGTCCAGCGTTCCGGGCAGGCGGAACATGAGGTCGAGCGGGCAAAAGACAACATCATGGTGGGTAAATCGCCCGTGATGCAAAACATCTACAAAACCATTGGTCGGGTGGCTAACAGCACGGCCACGGTGTTAATCAGGGGTGAAAGCGGCACCGGCAAGGAACTGGTGGCCGAGGCCATTCACGCAAACAGTGTGCGGCGGGCTTACAGTTTTGTAAAAATAAACTGCGCATCTATTCCGGAAAACCTACTGGAAAGCGAGCTTTTCGGTCACGAAAAGGGTGCTTTTACTGGGGCGGTGGCCTCCAAGCAGGGGAAATTTGAAATGGCGCACCGGGGTACTATTTTCCTGGATGAAATTGCCGAGATGTCCCTTTCCACCCAGGCCAAGTTATTGAGGGTGTTGCAGGACAGGGAATTCGAGCGGGTGGGAGGTACGGAGACCATCCGCGTGGATACGCGCATAGTGGCGGCAACCAATAAAAACCTGGAAAAATGCATTAAAGATGGCACTTTCAGGGAAGACCTTTATTATCGGATCAACGTGGTGGAAATTGTGCTGCCTCCATTACGGGAACGCAAGGAAGACATACCGGAACTGGTTTGCCACATTATCAAGCGTTGCAGCCGCGAACACGGTAAACCGGTATCCGGCTTTGACAGAGAGGCCATGACAGTTTTGGAAAATTATGATTGGCCAGGCAATATACGGGAATTGAAAAATGTTTGTGAAAGGGCGGTACTAATGTCCAGTAGGCCGCTCTTAACGGTGGAGGACTTGCCTCACAGCCTGCGTAAAAAAGACAGGAGGATCGAGTGGCTGGGAGAAATCCAGGGGGATTCTTTAAAAGAAATTGTGGCGGAAGTGGAACGCGAAGTTATTTTGAAAGCGCTGGCTGAGAACAATTGGAACCGTACAGCCACGGCCCAGGCATTAAAGATAAATCGAAGTTCGCTTTATGCAAAGATGAAAGAGTTCGGTATTATTTAA
- a CDS encoding HPP family protein → MSYSHNIENIMVPVDDFPVIREDYVVAEAVKIMRQFFHQQDGTWFGFQAALVLDANEQLVGLLTLRRLLQAFKLRAIQDHLLTSYAEVFFMPGGSHQHMEITVKEIMRPIGAITVQKDDNIFKAVRQMVERKINLLPVLEGSELVGMVRTIDMFWIIGELLD, encoded by the coding sequence GTGTCATATAGTCATAATATTGAGAATATAATGGTACCTGTTGACGATTTTCCGGTAATCCGGGAAGATTACGTGGTGGCGGAAGCGGTAAAGATTATGCGCCAGTTTTTTCACCAGCAGGACGGTACCTGGTTCGGGTTTCAAGCAGCACTGGTGCTGGATGCTAATGAGCAGCTGGTGGGTTTGTTGACTTTGCGAAGATTGCTGCAGGCTTTTAAACTGCGGGCCATCCAGGATCACTTATTAACCAGCTACGCGGAAGTGTTTTTTATGCCGGGGGGTTCCCACCAGCACATGGAAATAACAGTCAAGGAAATCATGCGTCCCATAGGCGCCATAACGGTACAAAAGGATGACAACATTTTTAAAGCGGTCCGCCAAATGGTGGAGAGAAAAATCAACCTGTTGCCGGTACTGGAAGGTAGCGAATTGGTGGGCATGGTGCGCACCATAGATATGTTTTGGATAATCGGTGAATTACTTGATTAA
- a CDS encoding HPP family protein: protein MKNKKASDIMVPLDDYVTISDNATLYEAIKELRGAMHSKGRAWHGHRSVLVLGADGNLVGILTMSGLLRAAGIQELDRDPNIKAESWGWYYVDRMRRESGVRVRDIMRPLRLYTVPAEASVMDVALALLKYQVNTLPVMDKGKPVGIVRPIDVFMVIDEYFH, encoded by the coding sequence ATGAAAAATAAAAAGGCTTCTGATATTATGGTTCCCCTGGACGATTACGTAACAATCAGTGATAATGCAACTCTATACGAGGCGATTAAAGAACTGCGGGGTGCCATGCACAGTAAAGGAAGGGCGTGGCACGGTCACAGGAGTGTACTGGTGCTCGGTGCTGATGGAAACCTGGTGGGAATTCTCACCATGTCTGGTTTGCTGCGAGCGGCGGGGATACAGGAACTGGACCGGGACCCTAATATAAAGGCCGAGTCCTGGGGCTGGTATTATGTGGACCGGATGCGCCGGGAATCGGGAGTTCGAGTGAGGGATATTATGCGCCCGCTGCGGTTATACACGGTGCCTGCGGAAGCCTCCGTAATGGACGTGGCGCTTGCTTTGTTAAAATATCAGGTCAATACCCTGCCGGTGATGGATAAGGGCAAACCGGTGGGTATTGTAAGACCAATTGATGTATTCATGGTGATAGACGAGTATTTTCATTAA